Below is a window of Planococcus rifietoensis DNA.
CATAATCGATGACATCGTTATGTAACGTCCAAATAGCGGTGAGTGCCACAGACAAATACCCAAAACGGTAATGCTCGAAATAAAGCACAGCTTGCAGCGCCATGGCGAAATGCGATGCGACGAGCATCCAACCCAACCAGCCGATCGACCCGGTTTGCAGGAGCGTCAACAAATTCATGACGACTGCCCACAAACCATATTTGATCAAGGTGACAAAAGCGAGTGCTTCAATTAACGGGCTGTGCTTGCCGATAATCCAGAGGCCGAGCACTATCGTGAAGAATAAGCTTGCGGTCGGGCTATCCGGCACGAATATGAGAAATATCGGTTCGGTGATGCGCAATTGCCAGCCATACCAAATGTATCCGTATATCGTGCCTCCTAAGTTGACGAAGAACAGCAATATCAAAAACGGCCTGAACATCAGCCAAGCAGAGATTTTCGCTGTAAATTCCACCATCCAATCGTCCTTTCCTGTGCAGAAAAAAAGAGCCGGTTTCCCGGCTCTTTTTCTGTAAGTTTATTCAGCTTCAAGTCCAGCAATGAACTCTGTCATGACTTGAAGGTCTTCATCAGTTCCATCCCAAGAAGGTGGCATCAATTGAGTACCTCCATCTTCGATACCGTTCACAGCAATTTCAGCAATTTCTTCAGCTGACAAGCCAGTTCCGATCAAGCTCGGCCCGACTGCCCCTTCCAAATTGTCGCCGTGACAGCTGATACAAGCCGCTGCTGAATAGATTTCATATCCAGGATCTGCTGTATCGATTTCAACTTCTTCTGTGATTTCCCCTTGGCGAGCCGCTGCTTCCCAGTCATGGTTAGCTACTGATTCCCAAGTCAAGAAGACGATGGACGCGATTGCCAAAAGCATAAAGCCAGTCGGCAATGGGCGTTTTGACGGACGGCGTTCCGGTCCTCGGTCGAGGAACGGGGCAAGCATCAAAGCACCGAACGCAAGGCCCGGAATGATGATTGCGCCGACAACGTTAAACGGTCCGGACGCGAATTCATATTTCAATAATTGGTATAAGAACAAGAAATACCAGTCTGGCAGTGGAATATATGCCGTGTCTGTCGGATCAGCCTGGCCTTCAAGAGGCGAAGGGTGGGCGACAGTCAAGAGCAAATAGCCAATTAAGAAGACGGAACCAATCATCCATTCTTTTAGAAGGAAGTTCGGCCAAAAGGCTTCTGTTTTGCCAGGATATTCGGAGTAATCTTTCGGGATATTCGGTTTCCGAAACTCCATGCTCGGAACACGTGAATCCCCTACAAATTTCATCCCTTTTCCGCGGTGCATAGTGTCCCCTCCTTAAAATCCTTGATCAAGGATGAATTACAATGGTCCTGAAATACCTTGTCTTCTGATCATGATAAAGTGTGCTGCAAGCAACCCAAGCAAAGCAGCGGGCAAGAAGAAGACGTGGATCGCGAAGAAGCGTGTCAAAGTTTGTGCCCCGAGAATTGTTGAATCCCCTGCAAGCAAAATTTTAATCGTTTCACCGATCACCGGTACAGAAGCTGCAATTTCAATCCCAACTTTTGTTGCGAACAATGCTTTCATATCCCATGGAAGCAAATAACCTGTGAAAGATAGGCCGAGGATTACGCCAAATAGCATAACGCCGACTACCCAGTTGAGCTCACGAGGTTTCTTATAAGACCCTGTGAAGAATACACGTAGCGTATGAAGGAAAATCATAACTACTACTAAAGAAGCTCCCCAGTGGTGCATCCCACGCACGATTTCTCCAAAAGCGACTTCATTCTGGAGATAATAAACCGACTGCCAAGCATTCTCAATATCTGGCACGTAATACATGGTAAGGAACATGCCAGACAGGATTTGGATGACTGTAATGAAAAATGTCAGTCCTCCGAAACAATAGACAAATGCTGAAAAGTGGTGTGCGGGGTTAACGTGTTCCGGTACTTCATGGTCTGCAATATCGCGCCAGATCGGCGTGATGTCCAATCGCTCATCTACCCAATCATATAACTTGTTTAGCACTGGTGTCGTACCCCCTAACTATTAAACTAAAGTGTTTTCTCTTACTGCTCCGATGGCTACAAAACCATCTTGTTCTTGAACTTGATACTCATCAAGAGGTCCGAGCGGCGGTGTACCTGCGATGTTCTGGCCATTCTTCTCATAGCGTCCAGCGTGGCAAGGGCAGAAGAACTGTGTTGGGTTTTCTGGATCCCCACCCCAGTTGACTGTGCATCCCAAGTGTTTGCAGACAGGTGAAAGTGCGATTAGTTTATCGCCTTCTTTGTAAACCCATGCAGAATTCGTGACTTCGGATGTATACCATGCGTCCACTTGTTCAAATGTAAAGTCGACACGTACAGGCTCTTCTGTGATATCGGCAACAGCTTGGTCAGTCAAAACATAGTCACCGGCGTCATGTTGCTGCAGAATTGGATCGACTGCAAAACGCACCATCGGCATTAACATTCCTGCTGCCATGAAACCACCTACACCAGTCAGTGTGTAACCTAAAAATTGGCGTCGTGATACACGATTATTACTCATTCTTTTCCCCCCTCTAACATTCAAGGTCAGTCCAATGGACATACTCATTCAAATATAATTACTAGGACAACCTAATGATATATCAATCAAAACTTAAGGTCAATATCGCATTCAGTCTAATGGAACAGTTTGTGAACATTTCATGAATGATGTGTCCATTCTTTGGTAAACAGCGGCAGCACTTGCCGCAGCTGGTCTTCCATGACCGATTTCTTGAACGATTGGTCCATATCTCCCGTTGGAATAGCCGGCAGCCACAGAACATTGTCAAGTTCTTCGACAGAGCGCCATTTCGGGTCAGTCGTCAGGTAAAAAATATGCTTGAATCCTGTTTCCGACAGCTCTTTTTTCAATTGTTCGCCCAGCTCTGTTCGGTCTGCCGCACGGACATAAGAAATAGGCGGAAGCAAAAGAATCCGCCCTTTGAATTGCTTTTCCAGTATAACAGTTAGCGATTGCAAATATTCTGAAGCCCCAGCGCTCGCCTTCATGCCCGATGCGCTTAAGTCCAATTCGATCAGCGGCACGACCGCCGTATCGACATAATCTTTTTGGCTTGCGTATAAATCGATGTCTTTGCTGTTGAAATGCATGTATTCAGTCACTCTCCATTTTTTTGGCCGATTTCACTACGGACAGCAAGGCAGACAGTTCAAAGAACCGCTCTTTATCTCCTGCGTCCAGTGCTTCGTCGATTTTTTTGAGGATTGTTTCTTCCTGGTAAGACGACAAACTCTCATTCAGTACCTTTTCTGCAATCAAGCGGTCCTGTTCGCTGACCGATGCCCCTTTTGGCATATGCGGATTCTCTTCTAACACCGCCAAGTAAAGCGGCGCAGGCGGAATGCTCGGGAAATTCAATTGCACATATAAAGGCTCATCGGGATGGAGCCTAAGGTCGTGAAAAGACTTTTCAGCATCGGCGGTCATGAGCTTGCCTTTATAGAACTGGAACGGGATGTCCTTCGATTCAGTTGTCGACATGACCATGGCACGGGGACAATAATGCGCTTCTTCGACAAAATGTGTTTTCTCTAGCAATTCATCATTGCTCAACAGATAGTTGAGGATCCAGATGCATTCGCGCCTTTTCATCTTATAAGAACCGAGGAACCAACGGACAAATTGTTTTTTCTCGCCTACAGAAACGGATGCAGTCATATCGTCTCCCCCTTTCATTCAAACGATTGCAGCCAATCGAACCATTGCGGGTTTTCCGGCTCCAGCGCTTGAAGCTGTTTGATTATTTCGAGAGCGCGATCGCGTTTCCCTTCCTCGACCAAAAATAAGGCGTAGGATTCGAGGAATTCGGGATCGTCGGAAAAGGCCGGATAGGCTTTCTCGTAGTACTCCAGAGCTTTGTCGAATTGTTCGGTCCGGTCGTAAGCTTTCGCAATCAGCGGATAAAGCGCATGCCAGTCATTGCCGCTTTCCACAGCCATCGAGGCAAGTTCAAGCAATTCGTCGTCGCGCTCTTCATTATGGAAATAGGAGATTAATGCATATAGAGCCTCCATGTATTCAGGATCGAGCGCAATTGCCTGGCGCAGCATTTCCACGCCTTCTTCACCTTTGCCGAGCTTCAGCGCAAGTTTCCCTGCAAACAAATACAATTCCTTGTCAAACTCATCACGCGCAAGCCCTTCTTTGATGGCATCGTAAGCACGTTTATAATCTTCCATCATATTGAAGCATTGCGCTTTCAATAAATAAGCAGAGAAATAATCGGGATCGGCATTCAAAAGTTCATCGAGGCGCTTCACCGACAATTCATATTGTTTCGCTTGGAAGGCGGCAAATGCAGCTCCGAATAATACATCAGGCTGTGCTTCGTCTTCCAGAGCACGTTCATAATAAGGCAAAGCTTCCTCGTAAGCCGCACCGGCGCTATAGACTTCCGCCAAGCGTTCGCTCAGGTTAACGCCATCAATTTTGACATTGCGGCTTTCCAATTCCTGATAGATGCGTGCAGATTCCAGGTAGCGTCCCGAGTCGAGCAAAAGTTCCGCTTTTGCCTGCTGCAGCAGCGGTTCGTCAGGCATCAGGCCGATTGCTTCGTCCAGCCGCAGTTCCGCTGCCTCGAGAAGCCCCTGCAGCTGAAACAGGTCGGCTAATGTGACGAGTGCCTGAGGATATAATTCATCGTCTTTCGGGATCGCCATCAGCTCATTGAGCGCCTCATCTTCACGGTCGGCATCAATCAGCAGTTTGGAACGGTCGACACGCAATTGCGCCTCTTCCGGAAACATGTACTGAAGATGCTCCACCACGCGGAGCGCTTCTTCGATAAAGCCGATTTCCTGCAGCCATTCCATGACCGCGTATTGTTCATCGGGATCGCCTTTGAGCAAATATTGTTCGAGTAATGTATCGAGTGCAGCCGTGTCTCCAGCTTGCACCGCTTCTTGGATCTTTTGTAAAGTTGCCATTTGCATCACCTATTCCTTGCCGTTATATAGTTATCGTACACGAAACCATCATGCTAGCATAATAAAAACTCCCCCGAAGGAGAGTTATTGTGTCAGCTTATCCAGATGGTCAAAAAAGTTCGGGTAAGAGATCGAAATACAGCCCGGGTCGTCAATCGTTACTGGGCCATCTGCGATGAGCGCAGCAACTGCGGCCATCATGCCGAGGCGGTGATCGCCGTAACTATTCATCGCTGCGCCAGTCAGTGGAGTCGGTCCTTGTATGACCATTCCGTCTTCTGTCGCTTCGATATCGGCGCCGAGTTTTTTCAACTCGGTGACGACCGCCTGTATGCGGTCGGTTTCTTTGACGCGCAATTCTTCCGCATCGCGGATGACGGTCTTTCCTTGCGCCTGGGTCGCCACAAGTGCAATCAACGGGATCTCATCGATCAATCGTGGAATGACATCGCCGCCGATGTCCGTGCCCGTCAAGAGAGTGCTGCGGACCGTCAAATCTGCAGCTTCTTCCCCTTCGGATTTATGGCCGCTTGCTTGGATGTCCGCGCCCATGGCTTTGAACACATCAAGCAAGCCTGTACGCGTTGGGTTGACGCCAACGTTTTTCAATTGGATTTCGCTGCCTTCAGCAATGAGCGCCGCACCGATCATAAAAGCAGCGGAGGAGATATCGCCTGGCACTTGGACATGCGCAGCATGCAGCTCCTGTCCGCCAGTCAATGAAATGATGTCGCCGTTGCGGGAGATGTCCGCTCCGAAATGCTTCAGCATAATTTCCGTATGGTCGCGCGACGGAACCGGTTCGTGGATGGTCGTGGTCCCTTGCGCCGACAGACCTGCAAGCAGCACTGCCGATTTCACCTGTGCGCTTGCAACAGGCATCGTATAGTCGATTGCCTGAAGAGCTGTCCCTTGAACGGCAAGCGGCGTGAAATGCCCATTGGCGCGCCCGCGGATATCCGCACCCATCAAACGCAGCGGTTCAACGATGCGTTTCATTGGGCGGCGTGCGATGGATTCGTCCCCTGCCATGACCGAATGGAAATCAGTACCTGCGAGCAAACCGAGCATCAAGCGCGTCGTCGTGCCGGAATTTCCGGTATCCAATACGACATCTGGCTCTTTCCAGGCTTTCCTGCCACCGCTTGTCACTGTCACGTGTTCGCCATCTATTTGGATATCGATTCCCAGAGAACGGAAACAGCTGATGGTACTTAAGCAGTCGTCTCCCATCAAGAAACCTTCGATGGTCGTCGTTCCCTGTGCCAGTGCGCCGAACATGATTGCCCGGTGTGAGATGGACTTATCGCCGGGCACTTGAACGCTGCCCGTTAGCACAGGTTTTGCGTAACTGATCGTTTTGGACATGATTTTCATTCCTTTCAGGAGATATACGTATCATAAGCGGTTCGTTCGGAAAAGACGCGTTGCGCACTTTCCCGGTCTTCCGCTGTCTGGAAACTAAGGACAAGAATCCCGAAGACATCTTCACGCGTCTCCAAAATCCTCAAATTGACGATGCTGATGCCGGCTTCTGCCAGATAGCCCGTCATTTCTGAGATGATTCCCGGCACATCGGGGATATCGATATACAAATCAAATACCGAATACATGGCACCGTGCCCTGCAACCGGCAGTTCATCACGTGTCTCCTTCGCTTTCGCGAAAAAGCGGTGAATCGGTTCGGGCTCGTTCTTCTGCAAGATCTCGCGCAAATGCGTCATCTGGTCCATCCAGTGGTCCAGCTGTTCGACAATCATCTCATTATTTTGCGTCGTGATGTCACGCCACATATCCGGGTTCGCCGAAGCGATTCGCGTCGTATCGCGGAATCCACCCGCTGCGAGCTGGCGCGCGAACGGAAATTGCTCTTCACGGTCCAGTTGATGAACCAGAGCAGCAGCGATCAAGTGAGGGAAATGGCTGACGATCGCCGTCATATGATCGTGTTCTTTTGCTTCGAGTACTTTGATCTTCGCTTTGGTGACCGACAATAGCCCCACCAGTTTCTCAACGTCTTCCTCAGCCGTCTCTTTGCCGGGCGTCAAGATATAGAAGGCATTTTCAAAAAGCACTTCTTTGGCGGCTTCGACACCGCTTTTATGGGAACCGGCCATCGGGTGGCCGCCGATAAAGGTATGCGCCAACTTTTCTGCAGCTTCCATAATTTGGACTTTGGTGCTGCCAGTGTCTGTCAAAATGACATTTTCCTTTAAATCCCAGTATTTACTTCGTTCCATTAATTTCACAGTTGCTCCGACCGGCGTAGCAAAAACGATGACATCAGCCGCAGCCGCTGCCTGCTCAAGAGAAGGCGGCGAGCTTTGGATGATGCCCATTTTGAAAGCTTTTCTGGCAGTCAATGCGTCCGCATCATAGCCCGATACGTGAACATTTTCATTACGCTGCAATGCTTTTGCTAACGATCCGCCAATCAATCCGAGGCCGATAATGAGGACTTCTGTTTTCACGCTTGGCTCACCTGGCTTTTCTGAGATAGATCAGGACGCAATTTCACAGCATCATTCATGTAGATGTGCTGGATTTTATCCTGTGCAAGTTTCGTATTGACGTGCATCATCACGCGAATGCATAGCGGCATGCTGCCGGGTATATCCATTTCGTGTGTGCACATGACCGGCACATACGTCCAACCTTCGATAGTGCGCACGGCTTTTGCAGGAAAAGCTGCAGAAATATCCGTCGTCGTCGATACGATGACCGAAGCCACTTCATCCGGTTCGATGCCGTTTTCTTTGGCCATTTCCAAGACCAGGCGTCGCGTTTGCTCCAAAATTTCGGGCGCTTCATCTTTCGTGATGGTGATGGCGCCTCTGACTCCTCGAATCATCAGATCATCTCCTTGATCGTTTTTCTCAGCTTGTCGTAAGCCGCTTGTGCTCGTTGTTCTGGAATCGTTTCAATATACGGTCGGCCTACTGCGCCAAGCAACACGAAGTTAAGTGCAGCAGCGGTCGATTTTTTGTCTTTTTTCATATAGGGCAATAATTCATCGAATGGCATATTAACCAGTAGCGTTATTGGATAACCGTTCACTTTCGTCCAGTTCAAGAAGCGTGGCAACTCGGGGCTTTCGGACAATTCAAGTGCATAGGCCATGCCAAGCACGACAGCTTCTCCATGCGTCAGTTTGCCATAGCCCAAATGTGCTTCGATGGCATGGGCCAGCGTATGGCCGAAATTGAGGAATTTGCGGACGCCGCCTTCAAACTCATCTTCTTCAACAATCGCCGATTTGACGGCAATCCCTTTTTCCAGATGCCCTTCGAGTTCCTGTCCGGACATCGTGCTGAAATCTTGATACGCCATCAGTTCATCCAGCCAGCCTTCATTCGAAATGAATGCATGCTTGATCACTTCAGCCATCCCTGAACGAATTTCATTTTCAGGCAAGGTCTGGAGAAAGTCGCTGTCGTAAATGACCGCACGCGGCTGATAGAAGGTACCGATCATGTTCTTGCCGAGCGGATGGTTGATGGCGGTTTTGCCCCCCACAGCACTGTCATGGGCCAAGATCGTTGTCGGTACTTGGATAAAAGGCACTCCGCGCATGAAAGTCGATGCGACAAAGCCAGCCAGATCCCCGACTGCGCCTCCCCCAAATGCGAGAATGACCGTATTTCGTGAGCAATTCTCCGAAAGCAAAAAGCTATGGCAATCCATAAAACTTTCGGCTGATTTCGCTCCTTCACCTGCTGGTACGCGGAAAACTTTCGGCTGAAAATCCTCAAGCGCCCCGAGCAGCTGCGGCAAATGCAGTTCAGCCACTTGGCTGTCTGCGATTACAACAACTTGGTCGGCTGCAGCGAGCAAATCACGATAGTGTTTTACCAGCAGCTTGACCGCCCCTTGTCCGATATGCACCGTATATGGATGTTCAGTCTCGACCCGCAACTCCCTCATGGATTAAAACTCCTTTGTATAGGCTTTATAGCTTTCGATGTTCTCTTTCAGCCGCGGCAATTGATCCGCGTCGAATTGTTCAAGCAATGCATTTGCCGCTTCAAAAGCGACGACATGTTCCGCCACAATCGAGGCTGCCGGAACTGCACAGCTGTCTGAACGTTCGATGCTCGCCTGGAACGGCTCTTTCGTTTCAATGTCAACGCTCTTCAAAGGCTTATAGAGCGTTGGGATCGGCTTCATAACGCCACGCACGATGATCGGCATGCCTGTCGTCATCCCGCCCTCAAAGCCGCCGAGGTTGTTCGTGCTGCGGGTATATCCCGCTTCTTCACTCCAAATGATTTCATCATGGACTTCACTGCCCGGGCGGCGCGCCATTTCGAATCCAAGACCGAATTCCACGCCCTTAAATGCGTTGATGCTCATGACAGAAGCCGCAATTTTAGCATCCAGTTTGCGGTCATAATGCACATAACTGCCGATTCCAGCTGGCATGCCTTCCACGATGACTTCTACAGTACCGCCGATCGAGTCGCCGTTTTTCTTCGTGGCATCGATCAAATCAGTCATTTCTTTCGTTTTTGATGAGTCTGCGCAATAAACGGCATCCTGTTCAACAATGTCGCGGATTTCATCTGCGGATTTTCCAATATAGCTTGCCGGGTCGACTTTAATGCCGCCGATTTCTGTCACGTGCGATACGATCTTGACGCCGAGTTCTGAGAGAAGCTGTTTAGCCACTGCGCCGACCGCAACGCGCACGGTCGTTTCACGTGCAGAAGAACGTTCTAATACGTTCCGAAGGTCACGGTGGCCATATTTCATGCCGCCGTTCAAATCAGCATGCCCAGGCCGCGGGCGTGTCAATTGACGTTTCACTTCATCGGTTTCTTCGATCGGTTCGATGCCCATGACATTTGTCCAGTGCTTCCAATCGTCATTTTTGACGACCAATGCGACAGGAGAGCCCAAAGTCTTCCCGTGGCGGACGCCTGAAACGATTTCCACCGTATCTGTCTCGATTTGCATGCGGCGGCCGCGGCCATGGCCTCCCTGGCGCCGTTTCAACTCTTTATTGATCATTTCCGCCGTCAAAGGCAATTGCGCTGGCAACCCTTCAATAATGGCGGTCAATTGTGGACCGTGAGATTCTCCTGCTGTTAAGTAACGCATGTACGCTTTCTCCCTTCAACGTGCTAAAGTATTTAAGTAACACTATACCATATGGCATTTGTTCAATTCTATCCTAAATATGAAGAAAACTAAACATTCGAATAGCAACAAACCCGCGCCACCAAAAGAAACCGCTTTCATTTATTCGGTTACCCGCCTGCTTTAGGTGATTCCAATCGCTTCGTGAAATTAAAAAAATGCGGCCGATTGCGCGGCCGCATTTTCAATAGTTGGATCAGTTGACCCAGCTGTTCATAGTTTTTTCGTAAGATACCAATTCTTCTTCTTTAAAGAACAAGCCGATTTCGCGCTCAGCGCTTTCAGCAGAATCAGAACCGTGGATCATGTTTTTGCCGACAGTAACTGCGAAGTCACCGCGGATTGTTCCTGGAGCTGCATCTTTCGGGTTCGTAGCTCCCATCATTTGACGGGCAGTCAAGATGACGTTTTCGCCTTCCCAAACCATTGCGAAAACTGGTCCAGAAGTGATGAAGTCTACTAGTTCGCCAAAGAATGGGCGCTCTTTGTGCTCGCCGTAATGCTGTTCAGCTAGCTCAGTTGGGATTTGCATCAATTTAGCGCCTGCCAAATGATAGCCTTTTTTCTCGAAACGGGAAACGATTTCACCGATGACATTGCGTTGGACACCATCAGGTTTTACCATCAAAAATGTTTTTTCCATTATAGAACACTCCTCTGTTAAAAAGCTCGGGCACTTTGCCCACCTTAAAAAATACTATCATTGTCCGATCATTTGTCAACTGGAAACTAAAACTTTCGCTTGCCGATGAAAAAGGCGATTTTTCGCATCGTTTTCGTCGCTGGGCCTTTCGGCAAATAGTCCAGTTCTTTCAGCGCCTTTTCCAAATAACGTTCACTCACCCGCTTCGCTTCATCGACCGCACTGCTTGTACGGATCGTACGGACGATTTCCAGGCGTTTTTCATCGGAAATGTCCTGGTTCAAATTGTCACGGAGCATCTGATAAATCTGCGGATTCCGGCGCGCGTATAAAATCGGCAACGTGATATTGCCTTGGATAAAATCACTGCCGGCCGGCTTGCCCAATTCTTGATCGCTTGCTGTGAAATCAAGGATATCGTCGATAATTTGGAACGACATGCCGATAAAATAACCAAATCGGCGCAAATGCGCTGCAGTTTTCTCATCGGTTCCTGCCACTAAGGCACCCAATTCACAGCTGGAAGAAATCAATAACGCGGTTTTGCGTTTGATGCGGCGCAAATAATCCCGCAAGCTTTGGTCAAGCCTATACTTGTCTTCGATCTGAATAATTTCGCCGCGGCACACTTCGATCAATGTCTTCGACAGGATGTCATGGATTCTTGGTGATTCGATTTCCGTAATGCGCTCCAGTGCCCTGGCCAGGATGAAGTCGCCGGTATACATCGCCACGCTATTATTCCATTCCGATTTCACGGTCGGGCGACCCCGGCGGATCTCTGAATCATCTATGACATCATCATGGACCAAAGACGCCATATGTATAAGCTCCAAAGGCACAGCGACACGCTTCAGCAATTCGATATCGTAATCCCCGAATTTTCCGGCAAGCAAAACAAAAACAGGGCGGATTCGTTTTCCTCCGGCCTGCAATAAATGAAGAGAAGCATCATTTAATAGAAGGGATTCGGAATCCACTGCCTGTTCCAATTCTTTTTCAATCAGTTCCAGCTCCGGTTTCAGGTCGGAATAGAGCAATTTCAACTTCATCTTTTCCACTTAATAACCTTCTCCCGCTTGTTTACTTTTTCAATCCCATATGAAGGGCAGCAGCCCCTCCTGAGTACGGTTTGTATTTGACTTTGTCGAAGCCGACCTTGCTGAACAGTTTCGCAAGCTCTTTCATACCTGGGAATGTTTTTGCTGATTCCTGAAGCCATGAATACTCCTTATAGCTTTTCGCAAAAAGCTTGCCGAATACTGGCATGACAAAACGGAAATACATCCGGAAAAACGGCTTGAATACAAAGCTTTCAGGCTGCGAAGTCTCCAAGCAGGCAATCATGCCCCCAGGTTTCAAGACTCTGTGCATTTCTGATAGCACCTGTTCGTAATCCGGAACATTGCGCAGCCCAAAACCGATTGTTGCAAAATCGAATGAGTTGTCAGGGTAAGGCAAAGACATCGCGTTTCCTTGCACCAATTCGACTTGAGGCATATGGGCTGTTTTTTGATGACCGACATTCAGCATGTTCTGGCTGAAGTCCAATCCGACCACACGACCGGTAGGCCCTGCAGCTTCTCCAAGCGCAATGGTCCAGTCCGCCGTGCCACAGCAGACATCGATGCAAGACGCGCCTTTTGCTACTTGCATTTTGTGCATCGTGTCGTTGCGCCATTTATTGTGTTGCTGAAAGCTGATGACCGAATTCATCTGGTCATAGTTTTCGGAAATTTTTTCAAACACTTCGTGAACTCGTTGTTCTTTCGTTTTCTGCATCATCGTCATCCTTCTCGCGTCAGCGGTTCAGCGCTATGCCGATGCGGAATAATTTGGTGGAGCAATATATTCTTGAGTTCAAAATCCAGTTCGCAATCATTAATGGACTCCAGGATTTCATTGCCCAAAGCCTCCAGGCGGTCAACGAGCCAGCGCTCGATAAATGTCGAATGAATCAATGATCCGCTGAGCAATTTCAGAAGATAACTGAACTCGCCTTTCTTCAGCGCTTCCAGCTCTTCTGTGTAGCGGATATACAATAAAGATTGTTCCATGAGCTGCTTATAATGCCCAAAGCCATTTTCCACATAAAACGCATTCAGCAGAGCAGTTTCGATCACTGTCGCCGTCTCTTCCACTTGCTCCGGCTGCTGGAGCGCAAGTTCGTGGAAAGAGGCTTTCTTTTCGCTCACCTGGATAATTGCAGTAGCAAGCTTTTGAACCATTTCGATATTCTTTCCTTCAGCCAGCAATTGGTAATAGATGCCGCTGTAAAAATCTCCGGCAAGTACTGTCAGCTGCTGTTCTTTGCTGATGGGCATTTCTTCTTTCACCCGGTCGTGTGCGTGCAGCGCAGCGTAGACAATTGCCACTGTCCGGGCGCTTGTCTCCATTTTATCCGACCATTGCTCTCCGTTAAAAAACGGCAGCAGCAAGAAAAACAGGCGCGCCTCTTTAACAAAAGGCCCTTCCGTCAACTGGTCTAACGTTCGTTGGCGAACTGCTTTTAGTACGTCGATTTCCATGGAGATGATTTTGGATTGTATTTGTTGTCCGTTCATACTGCCTGCTCCATTCATAGGTTAGCCATAGCTCATATTATAGCATAATGCCCTTATGGCCTTCACCATTAACGCTTATTTTTTCGCGTCGCTTTCAATGATGCCGTGCGCGGAATGGATTTCCGCTTTGCCGCGAATTTTCATCGCCGATGTATGCTCGGTGAATTGGGCGATCATCACTTCGCCGCGATCAAGCTTTTCCGTATGATGGAATTTTGTATCGTTGCCGCGGGTCAGCCCGATGACGTTAACGCCGTCTTCTTGTGCACGAATCACTACATATTCAGTTTGTGCCATTGTTTACACCTGCTTTTCCATAGTTTTAGTTCATATTGATATAGGTAATGACTTCCGAACGCTTGATGTCGTCTGTCTCCAATACCCCTCTTGACACAGCCGTGACGGTCTTTGAGCCCGGCTTCTTGATGCCCCGCATCGTCATGCACATATGTTCAGCTTCGACCATGACGTACACGCCGTGAGGGTTCAAGGTTTCCATCATCGAGTCAGCAATGGTAGAAGTGATCCGTTCCTGCAGCTGAGGGCGTTTGGCGACTGTTTCGACCGCTCTCGCCAATTTGCTGAGCCCTGTGACCACTCCGTCGCGCGGGATATAGGC
It encodes the following:
- the aroH gene encoding chorismate mutase → MIRGVRGAITITKDEAPEILEQTRRLVLEMAKENGIEPDEVASVIVSTTTDISAAFPAKAVRTIEGWTYVPVMCTHEMDIPGSMPLCIRVMMHVNTKLAQDKIQHIYMNDAVKLRPDLSQKSQVSQA
- the aroC gene encoding chorismate synthase — translated: MRYLTAGESHGPQLTAIIEGLPAQLPLTAEMINKELKRRQGGHGRGRRMQIETDTVEIVSGVRHGKTLGSPVALVVKNDDWKHWTNVMGIEPIEETDEVKRQLTRPRPGHADLNGGMKYGHRDLRNVLERSSARETTVRVAVGAVAKQLLSELGVKIVSHVTEIGGIKVDPASYIGKSADEIRDIVEQDAVYCADSSKTKEMTDLIDATKKNGDSIGGTVEVIVEGMPAGIGSYVHYDRKLDAKIAASVMSINAFKGVEFGLGFEMARRPGSEVHDEIIWSEEAGYTRSTNNLGGFEGGMTTGMPIIVRGVMKPIPTLYKPLKSVDIETKEPFQASIERSDSCAVPAASIVAEHVVAFEAANALLEQFDADQLPRLKENIESYKAYTKEF
- the aroA gene encoding 3-phosphoshikimate 1-carboxyvinyltransferase — encoded protein: MSKTISYAKPVLTGSVQVPGDKSISHRAIMFGALAQGTTTIEGFLMGDDCLSTISCFRSLGIDIQIDGEHVTVTSGGRKAWKEPDVVLDTGNSGTTTRLMLGLLAGTDFHSVMAGDESIARRPMKRIVEPLRLMGADIRGRANGHFTPLAVQGTALQAIDYTMPVASAQVKSAVLLAGLSAQGTTTIHEPVPSRDHTEIMLKHFGADISRNGDIISLTGGQELHAAHVQVPGDISSAAFMIGAALIAEGSEIQLKNVGVNPTRTGLLDVFKAMGADIQASGHKSEGEEAADLTVRSTLLTGTDIGGDVIPRLIDEIPLIALVATQAQGKTVIRDAEELRVKETDRIQAVVTELKKLGADIEATEDGMVIQGPTPLTGAAMNSYGDHRLGMMAAVAALIADGPVTIDDPGCISISYPNFFDHLDKLTQ
- a CDS encoding prephenate dehydrogenase, whose product is MKTEVLIIGLGLIGGSLAKALQRNENVHVSGYDADALTARKAFKMGIIQSSPPSLEQAAAAADVIVFATPVGATVKLMERSKYWDLKENVILTDTGSTKVQIMEAAEKLAHTFIGGHPMAGSHKSGVEAAKEVLFENAFYILTPGKETAEEDVEKLVGLLSVTKAKIKVLEAKEHDHMTAIVSHFPHLIAAALVHQLDREEQFPFARQLAAGGFRDTTRIASANPDMWRDITTQNNEMIVEQLDHWMDQMTHLREILQKNEPEPIHRFFAKAKETRDELPVAGHGAMYSVFDLYIDIPDVPGIISEMTGYLAEAGISIVNLRILETREDVFGILVLSFQTAEDRESAQRVFSERTAYDTYIS
- the aroB gene encoding 3-dehydroquinate synthase, with amino-acid sequence MRELRVETEHPYTVHIGQGAVKLLVKHYRDLLAAADQVVVIADSQVAELHLPQLLGALEDFQPKVFRVPAGEGAKSAESFMDCHSFLLSENCSRNTVILAFGGGAVGDLAGFVASTFMRGVPFIQVPTTILAHDSAVGGKTAINHPLGKNMIGTFYQPRAVIYDSDFLQTLPENEIRSGMAEVIKHAFISNEGWLDELMAYQDFSTMSGQELEGHLEKGIAVKSAIVEEDEFEGGVRKFLNFGHTLAHAIEAHLGYGKLTHGEAVVLGMAYALELSESPELPRFLNWTKVNGYPITLLVNMPFDELLPYMKKDKKSTAAALNFVLLGAVGRPYIETIPEQRAQAAYDKLRKTIKEMI
- the ndk gene encoding nucleoside-diphosphate kinase; this translates as MEKTFLMVKPDGVQRNVIGEIVSRFEKKGYHLAGAKLMQIPTELAEQHYGEHKERPFFGELVDFITSGPVFAMVWEGENVILTARQMMGATNPKDAAPGTIRGDFAVTVGKNMIHGSDSAESAEREIGLFFKEEELVSYEKTMNSWVN